A region from the Kribbella shirazensis genome encodes:
- a CDS encoding alpha/beta fold hydrolase, whose translation MSYTIPGMHVREHTVSVPLDWEDPGETITVFARELVDPVRRDEDLPCLLFLQGGPGGKGPRPTGPDGWIGQALKKYRVVLMDQRGTGRSTPVSARRMASMPAEAGADYLACFRADSIVADAEHLRKTVFGDKPWSTLGQSYGGFLTLAYLSKAPEALTACYVTGGLASIDPSAAEVYRRTYPRVAAKNSEFYRRYPHNVERVGRIADRLAESDVRLPDGDRLTVRRFQSLGIDFGMKPGYERIHWLIDEAFDAGELSDTFLSQAMALSSYAGNPLFAALQECIYGSGEGATGWAAEAERARRPEFAEDARPLLFTGEMMYPWMFAEIRGLRPFQGAVELLAQRPRWPELYDLERLAANDVPVAAAVYFDDMYVDSGLQLDTARRVGNVQAWVTNEYEHDGLGTDRVFERLTELIASIGGGVPNH comes from the coding sequence ATGAGCTACACGATCCCTGGCATGCATGTTCGTGAGCACACCGTTTCGGTGCCCCTGGACTGGGAGGATCCAGGAGAGACGATCACGGTTTTCGCCCGCGAGCTGGTCGATCCGGTGCGGCGGGACGAGGACCTGCCGTGTCTGCTGTTTCTCCAGGGCGGGCCGGGCGGGAAGGGACCGCGGCCGACCGGGCCGGACGGGTGGATCGGGCAGGCGTTGAAGAAGTACCGGGTCGTGCTGATGGACCAGCGCGGCACAGGCCGTAGTACGCCGGTCAGCGCCCGCCGGATGGCGTCGATGCCGGCCGAGGCGGGCGCCGACTACCTGGCCTGCTTCCGGGCGGATTCGATCGTCGCCGATGCCGAACACCTGCGGAAGACCGTGTTCGGCGACAAGCCGTGGTCGACGCTCGGGCAAAGCTACGGCGGCTTCCTGACGCTCGCGTATCTGTCGAAGGCGCCCGAGGCGCTCACCGCCTGCTACGTGACCGGTGGCCTCGCCTCGATCGACCCGTCGGCGGCCGAGGTGTACCGGCGGACCTATCCGCGCGTCGCGGCCAAGAACAGCGAGTTCTACCGGAGGTACCCGCACAACGTGGAGCGGGTCGGCCGGATCGCGGACCGGCTGGCCGAGTCCGACGTACGGCTGCCGGACGGGGATCGCCTGACCGTACGGCGGTTCCAGTCGCTCGGGATCGACTTCGGGATGAAGCCCGGGTACGAGCGCATCCACTGGCTGATCGACGAGGCCTTCGACGCCGGCGAGCTGTCCGACACATTCCTGAGCCAAGCGATGGCGCTCTCCTCCTACGCCGGCAACCCTCTGTTCGCGGCCCTCCAGGAGTGCATCTACGGCTCCGGCGAGGGCGCGACCGGCTGGGCGGCGGAGGCGGAGCGCGCGCGGCGCCCGGAGTTCGCGGAGGACGCGCGGCCGCTGCTGTTCACCGGCGAGATGATGTACCCCTGGATGTTCGCCGAGATCCGCGGGCTGCGTCCGTTCCAGGGCGCGGTCGAGCTGCTGGCGCAGCGGCCGCGGTGGCCCGAGCTCTACGACCTGGAGCGGCTGGCCGCGAACGACGTACCGGTGGCCGCGGCGGTCTATTTCGACGACATGTACGTCGACTCGGGGCTGCAGCTCGACACCGCGCGCCGGGTCGGGAACGTCCAGGCGTGGGTGACGAACGAGTACGAGCACGACGGGCTGGGCACGGACCGGGTGTTCGAGCGGCTGACCGAGCTGATCGCCTCGATCGGGGGTGGCGTACCGAATCACTGA
- a CDS encoding ABC transporter ATP-binding protein: MTLLEVRGVTKEFVTRGEGAMARKSTFTAVDDVSFEVELGETLAIVGESGSGKSTTARIAARLLEPTAGTVVFDGQDVTRAGGKELATFRNNVQVVFQDPFSSLNPRYTVERIITAPLTYQGITPPGGRRAFTQELMERVGLNPDHCRRYPAQFSGGQAQRIGIARALAVNPKLVICDEAVSALDVSIQAQVLELLMRLQRESGFSYIFIAHDLAVVRQISQRVAVMNRGRIVELGPRDQVFGDPQDEYTKTLLAAVPRINPEWDARRRQKEAS; this comes from the coding sequence ATGACATTGCTGGAAGTGCGGGGCGTGACGAAGGAGTTCGTCACCCGCGGCGAAGGGGCGATGGCGCGGAAGTCGACGTTCACGGCGGTCGACGACGTCAGCTTCGAGGTCGAGCTGGGCGAGACGCTGGCGATCGTGGGGGAGTCGGGCAGCGGGAAGTCGACCACCGCGCGGATCGCGGCCCGGCTGCTGGAGCCGACGGCCGGTACGGTCGTGTTCGACGGGCAGGACGTGACGCGGGCCGGCGGCAAGGAGCTCGCGACGTTCCGGAACAACGTGCAAGTGGTGTTCCAGGACCCGTTCTCGTCGCTGAACCCGCGGTACACGGTCGAGCGGATCATCACCGCGCCGCTCACCTACCAGGGCATCACGCCGCCGGGCGGCCGGCGGGCATTCACCCAGGAGCTGATGGAGCGCGTCGGGTTGAATCCGGACCACTGCCGGCGGTACCCCGCGCAGTTCTCCGGCGGTCAGGCGCAGCGGATCGGGATCGCCCGGGCGCTCGCGGTGAACCCGAAGCTGGTGATCTGCGACGAGGCAGTGTCGGCGTTGGACGTGTCGATCCAGGCGCAGGTACTGGAGTTGCTGATGCGGCTGCAGCGGGAGAGCGGGTTCAGCTACATCTTCATCGCGCACGACCTGGCCGTCGTACGGCAGATCTCCCAGCGCGTTGCGGTGATGAACCGGGGCAGAATCGTGGAGCTCGGGCCGCGCGACCAGGTGTTCGGCGACCCGCAGGACGAGTACACGAAGACGCTGCTGGCCGCCGTACCGCGGATCAACCCGGAATGGGACGCCAGACGCAGGCAGAAAGAGGCCTCATGA
- a CDS encoding ABC transporter ATP-binding protein: protein MSDELFVVDNLTVTLPTSRGPVDVVKNVSFTVGRDETVGIVGESGSGKSMTALAVLGLLPRGARTSGSVRLDGTELLGKSEGELRAVRGNAISMVFQDPLSSLNPYYTVGLQIEEMYRTHRGGSRRAARQVAIEALDRVRIPDPQRRIDHYPHQFSGGQRQRVMIAMALCCSPSLLIADEPTTALDVTVQAQILELLRELQSTTGTGMVFITHDLAVISSIAQRVLVMQSGDPVEYGTAEQVFSAPRHEYTRMLLDAVPRIDDEVAL from the coding sequence ATGAGCGACGAACTGTTTGTTGTCGACAATCTGACGGTCACGTTGCCGACCAGCCGTGGTCCGGTCGACGTGGTGAAGAACGTGTCGTTCACGGTCGGCCGGGACGAGACGGTCGGGATCGTCGGCGAATCCGGCTCCGGCAAGTCGATGACCGCGCTGGCAGTGCTCGGGCTGTTGCCCCGCGGCGCCCGTACGTCGGGCAGCGTCCGGCTGGACGGTACCGAGTTGCTCGGCAAGTCGGAGGGCGAGCTCCGAGCGGTGCGGGGCAACGCGATCTCTATGGTGTTCCAGGATCCGTTGTCGTCGCTGAATCCCTACTACACCGTGGGGCTGCAGATCGAGGAGATGTACCGGACGCACCGCGGCGGGTCCCGGCGCGCCGCCCGGCAGGTGGCGATCGAGGCGCTGGACCGGGTCCGGATCCCTGACCCCCAACGGCGCATCGACCACTATCCGCACCAGTTCTCCGGCGGCCAACGGCAACGCGTGATGATCGCGATGGCGCTGTGCTGTTCGCCGTCGTTGCTGATCGCGGACGAGCCGACGACCGCGCTCGACGTGACCGTGCAGGCGCAGATCCTCGAGCTGCTCCGCGAACTGCAGTCCACGACCGGTACCGGGATGGTCTTCATCACCCACGACCTCGCGGTGATCAGTTCGATCGCGCAGCGGGTGCTGGTGATGCAGTCCGGCGATCCGGTCGAGTACGGGACGGCGGAACAGGTGTTCTCGGCGCCGCGGCACGAGTACACCCGGATGCTGCTGGACGCCGTACCGCGAATTGATGACGAGGTTGCGCTATGA
- a CDS encoding ABC transporter permease, whose protein sequence is MTRYVLGRLGGVVLILLAVCLFTYLIFFKLSPDPAVMICGKTCTPDRIDSIRNVLGLNQPLLTQFWEFLSGIFVGRDYGSVHCSAPCLGYSFQTNESVWNMITARLPVSITVAVGAAVLWLLAGVIAGLVSAVKQGTWWDRSAMALALGGVSVPNYVLALVLQYVLVVKLQLLPFPAAVPFVDNPVVWFESYLMPWVVLAVGYACLYARLTRSNVIDTLSENYYRTARAKGLSGSLIMRRHALRPALTPITTIFGMDFAGLLGGALITETVFGLNGIGKMAADSIAKNDQPVIMAVTLLAAFFVVIGNVVVDLLYTALDPRVRVVSS, encoded by the coding sequence ATGACGCGCTACGTCCTCGGCCGGCTCGGTGGCGTCGTCCTGATCCTGCTGGCCGTCTGCCTGTTCACGTACCTGATCTTCTTCAAGCTCTCGCCGGATCCCGCGGTGATGATCTGCGGCAAGACGTGTACGCCGGACCGGATCGACTCGATCCGGAACGTGCTCGGCCTGAACCAGCCGCTCCTGACCCAGTTCTGGGAGTTCCTGAGCGGGATCTTCGTGGGCCGTGACTACGGCTCGGTGCACTGCTCGGCGCCCTGTCTCGGGTACAGCTTCCAGACCAACGAGTCGGTGTGGAACATGATCACCGCGCGCCTGCCCGTCAGCATCACGGTCGCGGTCGGCGCCGCCGTCCTCTGGCTGCTCGCCGGCGTCATCGCCGGTTTGGTCAGCGCGGTCAAGCAGGGGACGTGGTGGGACCGTTCGGCGATGGCTCTCGCCCTGGGCGGGGTCAGCGTGCCGAACTACGTGCTCGCGCTGGTGCTGCAGTACGTGCTCGTGGTGAAGCTGCAATTGCTGCCGTTCCCGGCGGCGGTGCCTTTTGTCGACAATCCGGTTGTCTGGTTCGAGTCCTATCTGATGCCGTGGGTCGTGCTGGCGGTCGGCTACGCCTGTCTGTACGCACGGTTGACCCGAAGCAATGTGATCGACACGTTGTCCGAGAACTACTACCGGACCGCGCGCGCCAAGGGACTGAGCGGATCGCTGATCATGCGCCGGCACGCGCTGCGGCCGGCGCTGACGCCGATCACCACGATCTTCGGGATGGACTTCGCCGGGTTGCTCGGCGGCGCGCTGATCACCGAGACCGTGTTCGGGCTGAACGGGATCGGCAAGATGGCCGCCGACTCGATCGCCAAGAACGACCAGCCCGTGATCATGGCGGTGACCCTGCTCGCCGCGTTCTTCGTTGTCATCGGCAACGTCGTGGTCGACCTGCTGTACACGGCCCTGGATCCGCGGGTGCGGGTGGTGTCGTCATGA
- a CDS encoding ABC transporter permease subunit — MTTAPTLAEVEEVGPSAPAGGPPTSGKRILTTITRDKGALACLVFLAVVVLMAVAAPLITKLSGWGPYAFDSAAINSDLGGVPHGALGGISGSHWFGVEPQNGRDLFARIVYGARVSITISLSATALTGILGVVLGMLAGFYRGWVDQVISRLMDFLMAFPALIFMIAILSSLPAGNRPVLLVVVISAFGWPYLARVIRGQTMTLANREFVEAARASGAKDSQVVFREILPNLRGSIVVMTTLAIPGYIGTEAGLSFLGVGVSPPTASWGQMIASSVSWYSVDPMFFAIPGAFLFLTVLSLTVLGDKIRTLIDQGEAP, encoded by the coding sequence GTGACGACCGCTCCAACTCTTGCTGAGGTCGAGGAGGTAGGACCGTCGGCACCCGCCGGCGGTCCGCCGACCTCGGGCAAGCGGATCCTCACCACGATCACGCGCGACAAGGGCGCGCTGGCCTGCCTGGTCTTCCTCGCGGTCGTGGTGCTGATGGCGGTCGCCGCGCCGTTGATCACCAAGCTGAGCGGCTGGGGACCGTACGCGTTCGACTCCGCCGCGATCAACTCCGATCTCGGCGGCGTACCGCACGGCGCGCTCGGCGGGATCAGCGGCTCGCACTGGTTCGGCGTCGAGCCGCAGAACGGCCGCGACCTGTTCGCCCGGATCGTGTACGGCGCGCGCGTGTCGATCACGATCTCGCTGTCGGCGACCGCGCTGACCGGGATCCTCGGCGTTGTGCTCGGTATGCTCGCCGGGTTCTACCGCGGCTGGGTCGACCAGGTGATCTCCCGGCTGATGGACTTCCTGATGGCGTTCCCGGCGCTGATCTTCATGATCGCGATCCTGTCGTCGCTGCCGGCCGGGAACCGCCCGGTGCTGCTGGTCGTGGTGATCAGCGCGTTCGGCTGGCCGTACCTGGCCCGGGTGATCCGCGGCCAGACGATGACGCTGGCGAACCGCGAGTTCGTCGAGGCGGCGCGGGCGTCCGGGGCGAAGGACAGTCAGGTGGTGTTCCGGGAGATCCTGCCGAATCTGCGCGGCTCGATCGTCGTGATGACCACACTTGCGATCCCGGGCTACATCGGCACCGAGGCCGGCCTGTCGTTCCTCGGCGTCGGCGTTTCGCCGCCGACCGCGTCCTGGGGCCAGATGATCGCGAGCTCGGTCAGCTGGTACTCCGTGGACCCGATGTTCTTCGCGATCCCCGGCGCGTTCCTGTTCCTCACGGTGCTGTCGCTGACCGTCCTCGGCGACAAGATCCGCACCCTGATCGACCAAGGAGAGGCCCCATGA
- a CDS encoding ABC transporter substrate-binding protein — MKRTSMLVGLLASGALVLTACGGGTSATQGESAGPGAKAAQGGTLQVLANAAFSHLDPARGFDGGVNNFYRLIYRTLTTQGAAPGADGTKIVPDLATDTGKPSDGGKTWTFTLKDGLFFETGAPITSADVKWGVSRAWDPEVGIGSPYAKQLIDAPASYQGPYKSGELPTIETPDAKTIVFHLKKPYADFGSVVAQNTFTPVPKGQGAGNQLDSKPIASGPYKLAEYKPGASLKLVRNDKWDKKTDEVRTANPDAFQWTFGLDPATIDERMIAGQGADADAIAGTVQASSVARIQTPQLKQRTMSGLGGCTTYMGLNSTKKPLDNVKVRQAINLAVNKQTVRDAVGGSTLAEIATSIQPPTIAGRVDYDPYPSPDHKGDVDGARKLLTEAGFADGFTMTLDTRAQPKMQAMAVAIQQALEPLKITVKINTIDTATYYEVIGTTSQQHDAAITGWCPDWPSGATFLPPLFDGRNITPKGNSNLAQLNDPGVNAKIDEIAKITDVQAANKAYGELDKQIMGLAPVVPLLYEKVLMLVGGNIGGAYLHDGFSGGIDLVSVGLKDAGK; from the coding sequence ATGAAGAGAACCTCCATGCTGGTCGGGCTCCTCGCCTCCGGAGCACTCGTGCTCACGGCGTGCGGCGGCGGTACGTCGGCAACGCAAGGCGAATCCGCCGGACCCGGCGCCAAGGCCGCGCAGGGCGGCACGCTGCAGGTGCTCGCGAACGCGGCGTTCTCGCACCTCGACCCGGCGCGCGGCTTCGACGGCGGCGTCAACAACTTCTACCGGCTGATCTACCGCACCCTCACCACCCAGGGCGCCGCACCCGGGGCCGACGGCACCAAGATCGTCCCTGATCTCGCCACCGACACCGGCAAGCCGAGCGACGGCGGCAAGACCTGGACGTTCACGCTGAAGGACGGCCTGTTCTTCGAGACCGGCGCCCCGATCACCAGTGCCGACGTGAAGTGGGGTGTCTCGCGCGCATGGGACCCGGAGGTCGGCATCGGCTCGCCGTACGCGAAGCAGCTGATCGATGCGCCGGCGTCGTACCAGGGCCCCTACAAGTCCGGTGAACTGCCGACGATCGAGACGCCGGACGCGAAGACAATCGTGTTCCACCTGAAGAAGCCGTACGCGGACTTCGGCAGCGTGGTCGCGCAGAACACGTTCACGCCGGTGCCGAAGGGTCAGGGCGCGGGCAACCAGCTCGACAGCAAGCCGATCGCTTCCGGTCCGTACAAGCTGGCCGAGTACAAGCCGGGCGCGTCGCTCAAGCTGGTCCGCAACGACAAGTGGGACAAGAAGACCGACGAGGTGCGGACGGCGAACCCGGACGCGTTCCAGTGGACGTTCGGGCTCGACCCGGCGACGATCGACGAGCGGATGATCGCCGGTCAGGGCGCCGACGCCGACGCGATCGCCGGCACCGTCCAGGCCTCGAGCGTGGCGCGGATCCAGACCCCGCAGCTCAAGCAGCGGACGATGAGCGGTCTGGGCGGCTGTACGACGTACATGGGGCTGAACAGCACGAAGAAGCCGCTCGACAACGTGAAGGTCCGGCAGGCGATCAACCTGGCGGTCAACAAGCAGACGGTGCGCGACGCGGTCGGCGGGTCGACGCTCGCCGAGATCGCGACCAGCATCCAGCCGCCGACGATCGCCGGCCGGGTGGACTACGACCCGTACCCGAGCCCGGACCACAAGGGTGACGTCGACGGCGCCCGCAAACTCCTCACCGAGGCCGGTTTCGCGGACGGCTTCACGATGACGCTCGACACCCGCGCACAGCCGAAGATGCAGGCGATGGCGGTCGCGATCCAGCAGGCGCTGGAGCCGCTGAAGATCACCGTCAAGATCAACACCATCGACACCGCGACCTACTACGAGGTGATCGGGACGACGTCGCAGCAGCACGACGCGGCGATCACCGGCTGGTGCCCGGACTGGCCGTCCGGTGCGACGTTCCTGCCGCCGCTGTTCGACGGCCGCAACATCACGCCGAAGGGCAACAGCAACCTGGCGCAGCTGAACGACCCGGGTGTGAACGCGAAGATCGACGAGATCGCCAAGATCACCGACGTGCAGGCCGCGAACAAGGCGTACGGCGAACTGGACAAGCAGATCATGGGGCTCGCCCCGGTCGTCCCGCTGCTGTACGAGAAGGTCCTGATGCTGGTCGGCGGCAACATCGGCGGCGCCTACCTGCACGACGGCTTCTCGGGTGGCATCGACCTGGTGTCGGTCGGACTCAAGGACGCGGGGAAGTGA
- a CDS encoding glycoside hydrolase family 127 protein: MSHGTEVEAGPAVELTGGLLHDWQRRNRAATIPHAIAELRKAGNLENLRRLTDPSVGPYRGRYPFLDTDLYKTLEGLAYEVGREDAPPGAREFFDEVVVLLEQAQAEDGYLNSYFQDPDQPKQPWSDLGWGHELYNLGHLIQAAVAAHRRLSDGRLLTIARRFADLVVRRYGEHGEEAVDGHPEVEMALVELYRETGDADYLTQARLFVDRRGHGKLEHTIFPGEYFQDHVPFRELPSVTGHAVRMAYLAAGAADVHLETGDPTLLAALERLWDDMVATKLYLTGGLGSRHSDEAIGDRYELPSERAYAETCAAIATMQWAWRMFRATGGAKYLDVYETVLYNAYAVGLSADGTAFFYDNPLQRRPDHEQRSGMEDGGELLRRAWFGCPCCPPNIIRWMSELQDHVALHRDNTLYVGIYTDARITTEDLTVKVTTNYPWDGEITLTIEKAPPAERTIALRIPGWAENPTLTTPAGFTDGWATVRRTFVPGDVVRLTLPMAPRAHGSHPYLDATRGAIAVARGPLVYCVEQQDADAPVDDLLVSPAAVAKATTRQHDDHVVLDLTAGVAPAPPPELYPVITEQGAETAIREVPVTLVPYFLWGNRQALAMRVWLRTERDN, from the coding sequence ATGTCACACGGTACAGAGGTGGAGGCGGGGCCGGCGGTCGAGCTGACCGGCGGTTTGCTGCACGACTGGCAGCGGCGGAACCGGGCGGCGACGATCCCGCACGCGATCGCCGAGCTGCGCAAGGCCGGGAACCTGGAGAACCTCCGGCGGCTGACCGATCCGTCGGTCGGTCCGTACCGCGGGCGGTACCCGTTCCTGGACACGGATCTCTACAAGACGCTGGAGGGGCTGGCGTACGAAGTCGGCCGCGAGGACGCGCCGCCCGGCGCGCGCGAGTTCTTCGACGAGGTCGTCGTACTGCTCGAACAGGCGCAGGCCGAGGACGGCTACCTGAACTCGTACTTCCAGGACCCGGACCAGCCCAAGCAACCCTGGTCGGATCTCGGCTGGGGCCACGAGCTCTACAACCTCGGGCACCTGATCCAGGCCGCGGTCGCGGCGCACCGCAGATTGTCGGACGGCCGATTGTTGACAATCGCCCGGCGGTTCGCGGATCTCGTCGTGCGCAGGTACGGCGAGCACGGTGAGGAAGCCGTCGACGGGCATCCCGAGGTGGAGATGGCGCTGGTCGAGCTTTATCGAGAAACCGGCGACGCCGACTACCTCACCCAGGCCCGGTTGTTCGTCGACCGGCGCGGTCACGGGAAGCTCGAGCACACGATCTTCCCGGGGGAGTACTTCCAGGACCACGTCCCGTTCCGCGAGCTGCCGTCGGTCACCGGGCACGCCGTACGGATGGCGTACCTGGCGGCCGGTGCGGCCGACGTACACCTGGAGACCGGCGATCCGACACTGCTGGCGGCGCTCGAGCGGCTGTGGGACGACATGGTCGCGACCAAGCTGTACCTCACCGGCGGGCTCGGCAGCCGGCACTCCGACGAGGCGATCGGCGACCGGTACGAGCTCCCGTCGGAGCGGGCGTACGCCGAGACGTGTGCGGCGATCGCGACGATGCAGTGGGCGTGGCGGATGTTCCGCGCGACCGGCGGGGCGAAGTACCTGGACGTCTACGAGACGGTGCTCTACAACGCTTACGCCGTGGGGCTTTCGGCCGACGGTACGGCGTTCTTCTACGACAACCCGCTGCAGCGCCGGCCGGACCACGAGCAGCGCTCCGGGATGGAGGACGGCGGCGAACTGCTCCGGCGCGCGTGGTTCGGCTGCCCGTGCTGCCCGCCGAACATCATCCGCTGGATGTCCGAACTCCAGGACCACGTCGCACTCCATCGCGACAACACCCTGTACGTCGGCATCTACACCGACGCCCGCATCACCACCGAAGACCTCACCGTCAAGGTCACCACGAACTACCCGTGGGACGGCGAGATCACCCTGACCATCGAGAAAGCACCACCCGCCGAGCGAACCATCGCCCTCCGCATCCCCGGGTGGGCAGAGAACCCCACCCTGACCACACCGGCCGGGTTCACCGACGGGTGGGCAACTGTCCGCCGGACGTTCGTTCCTGGTGATGTTGTGCGGCTGACGTTGCCGATGGCACCTAGAGCGCACGGGTCCCACCCGTACTTGGATGCAACGCGGGGAGCGATCGCCGTAGCTCGCGGTCCGCTGGTCTATTGCGTCGAGCAACAAGATGCCGACGCGCCGGTGGACGACCTGCTGGTCAGCCCGGCCGCTGTCGCGAAGGCGACCACGCGTCAGCACGACGACCACGTCGTGCTCGACCTGACCGCGGGTGTCGCGCCGGCCCCGCCGCCCGAGCTCTACCCCGTGATCACCGAGCAAGGAGCTGAAACCGCGATTCGGGAAGTGCCGGTGACGCTCGTCCCGTACTTCCTCTGGGGAAACCGTCAGGCCCTGGCCATGCGTGTGTGGCTGCGAACGGAAAGAGACAACTGA
- a CDS encoding amidohydrolase family protein, with protein MTDLLVTNALVFDGENGELVDGPVAVRDGRILAVGESADLGAEAVVVDARGGTVLPGLIDAHCHPYGISLDMVDIEASPLSYVALVAAGRLRHALRRGFTTIRDVAGGEAGLAKAITERRLEAPRYLFTGPALSQTGGHGDARPAHWDTCPCHGHTTEVVDGVDPLRRAVRERFRQGAHAVKIMTSGGVVSLTDPIRIPQYSEDEIRAVTAEAARRGSYVAAHSYSPEAIVHSVRNGVRSIEHGNLLDGASAAAMAEHGAFLIPTLAAYDAMDRRGEELGMAEVQRAKNREVLDAGRHAIELARTAGVSVGFGTDLMGDLEEEQLNGLRLQAEVVGVLDTLRCATSVNARLLGLEDLGVIRPGAIADLLVVSGNPLEQPECLWDPAAARIVIQDGRVA; from the coding sequence GTGACTGATCTGCTGGTGACCAATGCGCTGGTCTTCGACGGTGAGAACGGCGAGCTCGTCGACGGGCCGGTCGCGGTCCGGGACGGACGGATCCTCGCGGTCGGCGAGTCCGCGGACCTCGGTGCCGAAGCCGTGGTCGTCGACGCGCGGGGCGGGACGGTCCTGCCGGGCCTGATCGACGCGCACTGCCATCCGTACGGCATCAGCCTCGACATGGTCGACATCGAGGCGAGCCCGCTGAGCTATGTCGCGCTCGTCGCGGCGGGCCGGTTGCGTCACGCCTTGCGCCGCGGCTTCACGACGATCCGCGACGTCGCCGGCGGTGAGGCCGGACTGGCGAAGGCGATCACCGAGCGCCGGCTGGAGGCGCCGCGGTACCTGTTCACCGGGCCGGCTCTGAGCCAGACCGGGGGGCACGGCGACGCACGGCCGGCGCACTGGGACACCTGTCCGTGCCACGGTCACACGACGGAAGTCGTCGACGGCGTGGACCCGTTGCGTCGCGCCGTCCGTGAGCGCTTCCGGCAGGGCGCGCACGCGGTCAAGATCATGACGTCGGGCGGTGTCGTCTCGCTGACGGACCCGATCCGGATTCCGCAGTACTCCGAGGACGAGATCCGCGCCGTCACCGCGGAGGCTGCCCGGCGGGGAAGCTACGTCGCGGCGCATTCGTACTCGCCGGAAGCCATCGTGCACTCGGTGCGGAACGGCGTCCGGTCGATCGAACACGGCAACCTGCTCGACGGCGCGTCGGCGGCGGCGATGGCCGAGCACGGTGCGTTCCTGATCCCGACTCTGGCGGCGTACGACGCGATGGACCGGCGCGGCGAGGAGCTCGGGATGGCGGAGGTGCAGCGGGCCAAGAACCGTGAGGTGCTCGACGCCGGCCGTCACGCGATCGAGCTCGCGCGTACCGCCGGTGTTTCCGTCGGATTCGGCACCGACCTGATGGGTGACCTGGAGGAGGAGCAGCTCAACGGACTGCGCCTGCAGGCCGAGGTCGTCGGCGTCCTCGACACGCTCCGCTGCGCGACGTCGGTCAACGCGCGCCTGCTGGGACTGGAGGATCTCGGGGTGATCCGGCCCGGAGCGATCGCGGACCTTCTCGTAGTCTCGGGAAACCCGTTGGAGCAGCCGGAGTGCCTGTGGGATCCGGCGGCCGCACGGATCGTCATCCAGGACGGACGCGTCGCGTAG
- a CDS encoding ornithine cyclodeaminase family protein has translation MPDTIRFIDRATLERTLSWTRAIDALDAALVSGAAPGNTPQRTFAEVSGGQLILMPGEVGSQVGVKVVSVSPGNAARGLPRIQGLHIAFDGSTLRPVAVIDAESLTLRRTASLSALAVRRLATADSKSLLVFGTGPQAFAHALAINAVRPLDQVVVVGRRAAAVAGLIGELEARGIPARSGTPEDVAAVDLVACCTTATEPLFDSRLLRPAATVVAVGSHEPDVREVDTNLVRRATVVVESRPSALGQAGDIILAIGDGVPGTDAITADLGELVRGELEIVAAAPRLFKSVGEAWCDVVVATAAIQAC, from the coding sequence ATGCCGGACACGATCAGATTCATCGACCGGGCAACCCTCGAGCGAACCCTGAGCTGGACGCGGGCGATCGACGCCCTCGACGCCGCGTTGGTCTCCGGCGCCGCGCCGGGGAACACGCCGCAGCGTACGTTCGCCGAGGTGTCCGGCGGCCAGCTCATCCTGATGCCCGGCGAGGTCGGGTCGCAGGTCGGGGTGAAGGTCGTGTCGGTCAGTCCCGGCAACGCGGCCCGCGGCCTGCCCCGGATCCAGGGCCTGCACATCGCGTTCGACGGGTCGACGCTCCGCCCGGTGGCCGTCATCGACGCCGAGTCGCTGACGTTGCGTCGTACGGCGAGCCTCTCGGCGCTCGCCGTACGACGGCTGGCGACGGCGGACTCGAAGTCCTTGCTGGTGTTCGGGACCGGGCCGCAGGCGTTCGCTCACGCCCTGGCGATCAACGCGGTTCGTCCGCTCGACCAGGTTGTCGTCGTGGGCCGCCGGGCGGCGGCTGTCGCAGGTTTGATCGGCGAGCTCGAGGCGCGCGGCATCCCGGCTCGCTCCGGGACGCCCGAGGACGTCGCGGCGGTCGACCTGGTGGCCTGCTGTACGACGGCGACCGAGCCGCTGTTCGACTCCCGTCTGCTCCGGCCGGCAGCCACTGTGGTCGCCGTCGGCTCGCACGAGCCGGACGTCAGGGAAGTGGACACGAACCTCGTCCGCCGGGCCACCGTCGTGGTCGAGTCGCGACCGTCCGCGCTCGGTCAGGCCGGCGACATCATCCTCGCCATCGGTGACGGCGTACCCGGAACCGACGCGATCACGGCCGATCTCGGCGAACTCGTCCGCGGCGAGCTCGAGATCGTCGCCGCCGCGCCACGCCTCTTCAAGAGCGTCGGCGAGGCCTGGTGCGACGTGGTCGTCGCCACCGCGGCAATCCAGGCCTGCTGA